Proteins from a genomic interval of Rubinisphaera italica:
- the thiC gene encoding phosphomethylpyrimidine synthase ThiC, whose translation MSDTHSSSNYELPNIGGNPSSNAEGTNPGSFALSPTIQAGPEGARTFASPDTSGMPAPSEKTAWDFMPEGWIKKDGFETDYHRAEAWQAPEGFQPITQLESARMGITTPQMERVAEREPHLTPEQVRDEVAAGRMVIPANTVHLSHQLDPMCIGRASLTKVNANMGASPVSSGTDEEVEKLHWSIKWGADTVMDLSTGGDLDECRQAIIKNSTVPIGTVPIYSMIIGRKLSDLTHEIILESIEHQAKQGVDYFTIHAGVLRAHLDYVKKRLIGIVSRGGSLLAKWMIDHGEENPMYVLWEQICQVMRQYDVTFSIGDGLRPGGLADATDQAQLAELCTLGELTERAWRQGVQVMVEGPGHVPFDQVEYNMKLQRTICHGAPFYVLGPLITDIFPGYDHITSCIGATSAAYHGASMLCYVTPKEHLGLPKKDDVKQGCIAYKIAAHAADIALGIPGTRDRDDELTKARAALNWEKHFELSFDPDTARAYHDEDLDVDTDFCAMCGHDWCSVRISREIVEFASGKDENYAWEKAKKTAALTPEQQAILKQRGVLSPNEIHKLASKTVKTMPADDKGKANCHSDYVDADSAKDLQDDLVEIEGK comes from the coding sequence ATGAGCGATACACATTCTTCCTCAAATTACGAATTGCCGAATATTGGCGGAAACCCTTCCAGCAATGCTGAGGGAACGAATCCCGGTTCGTTTGCGTTATCCCCCACGATTCAGGCCGGACCCGAAGGCGCACGCACTTTTGCCTCGCCAGATACCTCCGGCATGCCGGCTCCCTCCGAGAAAACTGCCTGGGACTTCATGCCCGAAGGCTGGATAAAGAAAGATGGCTTTGAAACCGACTATCATCGAGCAGAGGCTTGGCAAGCTCCTGAAGGTTTCCAACCGATCACTCAGTTGGAATCGGCTCGAATGGGCATCACCACTCCGCAAATGGAGCGTGTTGCCGAACGTGAACCGCATCTCACTCCTGAGCAGGTTCGCGATGAAGTCGCAGCTGGTCGCATGGTTATCCCAGCTAATACTGTTCACTTGAGCCATCAGCTCGATCCCATGTGCATTGGTCGAGCCTCTTTAACCAAGGTGAACGCCAACATGGGAGCTTCACCTGTTTCTTCTGGAACCGATGAAGAAGTCGAAAAACTGCACTGGTCGATCAAATGGGGTGCCGATACCGTCATGGATCTCTCCACAGGTGGAGATCTCGACGAATGTCGTCAAGCGATCATCAAGAACAGCACCGTGCCGATTGGAACCGTGCCAATTTACTCGATGATCATTGGTCGTAAGCTGAGCGATCTGACTCACGAAATTATCCTCGAATCGATCGAACATCAGGCGAAACAAGGCGTCGACTATTTCACCATTCACGCAGGTGTCCTACGAGCTCATCTCGATTACGTTAAGAAACGCCTGATCGGAATCGTCTCTCGCGGCGGCTCTTTGCTGGCCAAATGGATGATCGATCATGGTGAAGAGAACCCGATGTATGTCCTCTGGGAGCAAATCTGTCAGGTGATGCGTCAATACGATGTGACCTTCAGTATCGGCGATGGCCTGCGTCCCGGCGGCTTGGCCGATGCGACCGATCAGGCTCAACTGGCCGAGCTTTGCACACTGGGCGAATTGACCGAACGAGCCTGGCGACAGGGTGTGCAGGTGATGGTTGAAGGGCCGGGACACGTGCCTTTCGATCAGGTCGAATACAACATGAAACTGCAGCGAACCATCTGTCATGGGGCTCCGTTTTATGTTCTCGGTCCACTCATCACCGATATCTTCCCCGGCTACGATCACATCACCAGTTGTATCGGTGCGACCTCGGCGGCTTATCACGGAGCGAGTATGCTCTGCTATGTCACGCCGAAAGAGCACCTCGGCTTGCCGAAAAAAGACGACGTCAAACAGGGGTGTATCGCTTATAAAATTGCAGCACATGCAGCCGACATCGCCCTTGGGATTCCTGGCACTCGAGATCGGGATGACGAACTGACCAAAGCCCGAGCCGCTCTCAACTGGGAGAAACATTTCGAGCTCAGTTTTGATCCTGATACCGCTCGTGCCTATCACGATGAAGACCTCGATGTCGACACTGACTTCTGCGCAATGTGTGGTCACGACTGGTGCAGTGTGCGAATTTCCCGAGAAATTGTCGAGTTTGCATCTGGCAAAGATGAAAACTACGCCTGGGAAAAAGCCAAGAAGACAGCCGCTCTGACTCCGGAACAACAGGCTATCCTCAAACAACGGGGGGTTCTCAGTCCCAATGAGATTCACAAGTTGGCGTCCAAAACTGTCAAAACGATGCCAGCAGACGATAAAGGGAAAGCCAACTGCCACAGCGACTATGTCGATGCTGATTCCGCGAAGGATCTGCAGGATGATCTGGTTGAGATTGAGGGGAAGTAG
- a CDS encoding GDP-mannose 4,6-dehydratase codes for MKRALITGITGQDGSYLAEHLLELGYEVHGIVRRVALEDPSHRMNRLSGVLDQLHLHSASLESFPSLYNVLSEVKPDEVYHLAAQSFVSYSFEDSFSTFRVNIDGTHYLLECVRDIVPEAKFYFAGSSEMFGHAQDVPQTEKTRFYPRSPYGITKVTGFDLTRNYRESYGMYASSGILFNHESPRRGFEFVTRKITSYVARIKKGEIDKLPLGNLEAKRDWGFAGDYVKAMHLMLQQEKPDDFVVATGETWTVRDFCELAFAEVGMNYEDHVIIDPKFYRPAEVHLLLGDATKAKEKLGWEPTVNFKQLVKMMVENDLELVGL; via the coding sequence ATGAAACGTGCATTAATTACTGGTATCACTGGACAGGATGGCTCCTATCTGGCCGAACATTTGCTCGAGCTTGGATACGAAGTTCATGGCATTGTCCGCAGGGTCGCCCTGGAAGATCCTTCGCATCGGATGAACCGGCTCAGCGGAGTGCTCGATCAACTGCATCTGCACTCGGCTTCGCTGGAAAGTTTTCCCAGTTTGTACAATGTGCTGTCTGAAGTGAAACCGGATGAGGTTTATCATCTGGCGGCTCAAAGTTTTGTCTCCTATTCGTTTGAGGATTCCTTTTCGACATTCCGTGTGAATATCGATGGTACTCATTATTTGCTCGAATGCGTTCGCGATATTGTCCCCGAGGCAAAGTTTTATTTTGCTGGCTCCAGCGAAATGTTCGGTCATGCTCAGGATGTGCCACAAACGGAAAAGACTCGATTTTATCCCCGCTCGCCTTATGGCATCACCAAAGTGACCGGCTTTGATTTGACTCGAAACTATCGCGAGTCTTACGGCATGTATGCCAGTTCCGGGATTCTGTTTAATCACGAATCACCCCGCAGAGGTTTTGAATTTGTGACGCGGAAAATCACTTCGTATGTGGCACGCATCAAAAAAGGTGAAATCGACAAGTTGCCACTGGGAAATCTTGAAGCAAAACGTGACTGGGGATTTGCAGGCGACTACGTCAAAGCGATGCACCTGATGCTGCAGCAGGAAAAGCCCGATGATTTCGTCGTGGCGACCGGTGAAACCTGGACTGTCCGCGATTTTTGCGAACTCGCTTTCGCTGAAGTTGGTATGAACTACGAAGATCACGTCATCATTGATCCTAAGTTCTATCGCCCAGCTGAAGTCCATCTGCTGTTGGGTGATGCCACTAAAGCCAAAGAAAAACTGGGATGGGAACCGACAGTCAACTTCAAGCAACTCGTCAAAATGATGGTTGAGAATGATCTGGAATTGGTAGGTTTGTAA
- a CDS encoding FdhF/YdeP family oxidoreductase — MKPVKSGGGWRAILYTFSKSREVGGLWKLWKAMRSRNSCKTCALGMGGQKGGMVNELGSFPEVCKKSLQAMAADMQGAIPADYFSTYSVAQMQQFSPRELEHAGRLTSPMIYRAGDNYYQPISWEEVFSKIAEKLKSLTPAETFWYFSGRSSNEAGFLLQLFARLYGTNNVNNCSYYCHQASGVGLTNSFGSGTATLLLEDVEHADLVFIIGGNPSSNHPRLMSSLKHVRRRGGKIIVINPVIEPGMVNFSVPSDPISLLFGTKIASLYVQPNIGGDLALLTAISKRIVERGAHDENFLNTATEGWPDLRNHLAQQDLEELCRLAGVTSDEIEQITEIYANSKNAVFCWTMGITHHANGVENVEAIGNLACLRGMVGKPHAGMLPIRGHSNVQGIGSVGVTPKLKEAIFERLQSNYGLQLPTETGLDTLACMEEAHAGRMKFGLCLGGNLFGSNPDATFARESLSKLEMLVTLSTTLNTGHAHALAKETIILPVLARDEEPQPTTQESMFNYVRLSDGGPSRHQGPKSEIEVISHLASKVLGDEGPIHWSNMEQTGRIREMISTVIPGYQAVKEIDKTKKEFQIEGRTFHTPKFPTPSGKAKLHPHTVKSSNPDNQLQLMTVRSEGQFNTVVYEDYDLYRGVDRRDVVLLNPEDVTRLGLKANQKVTIQSVAGALKNILVYEFPGIKAGNALMYYPEANILVPRTRDPRSKTPAFKGIPIEILA, encoded by the coding sequence ATGAAACCAGTGAAATCTGGCGGTGGCTGGCGAGCCATTCTTTATACGTTTTCCAAGTCCCGTGAAGTGGGTGGGCTCTGGAAACTCTGGAAAGCGATGCGTTCCCGCAATTCCTGTAAAACCTGTGCGTTGGGGATGGGCGGACAAAAAGGGGGCATGGTCAATGAGTTGGGATCCTTCCCCGAAGTCTGCAAGAAAAGTCTGCAGGCGATGGCCGCCGATATGCAAGGCGCCATCCCGGCTGATTACTTTTCGACCTACTCGGTTGCACAAATGCAGCAGTTTTCACCTCGTGAACTGGAACATGCCGGTCGACTGACTTCGCCGATGATTTATCGAGCAGGCGACAATTATTATCAGCCGATTTCCTGGGAAGAAGTGTTCTCGAAAATCGCAGAGAAACTCAAGTCACTCACCCCAGCGGAAACCTTCTGGTATTTCAGTGGCCGCAGCTCGAATGAAGCCGGTTTTCTTCTGCAACTTTTCGCTCGGCTTTACGGCACCAATAATGTCAATAACTGCAGTTATTATTGTCATCAGGCGAGCGGGGTCGGCCTGACGAACAGTTTCGGATCCGGCACTGCCACCCTGCTGCTTGAGGATGTCGAACATGCCGACCTCGTTTTCATTATTGGCGGCAATCCTTCGAGCAATCACCCTCGCCTGATGAGTTCTCTCAAGCATGTCCGGAGAAGGGGCGGAAAGATTATCGTGATCAATCCGGTCATCGAACCAGGAATGGTCAACTTCAGTGTACCAAGCGATCCGATCAGCCTGCTTTTCGGGACGAAAATCGCCTCATTGTATGTGCAGCCCAATATTGGCGGTGACCTGGCGTTATTAACTGCGATCTCGAAGCGCATTGTCGAACGAGGCGCTCACGATGAAAACTTCCTCAACACGGCTACGGAAGGCTGGCCCGATCTTCGGAACCATCTGGCTCAACAGGATTTGGAGGAACTGTGTCGGTTGGCAGGAGTCACCAGTGATGAAATTGAACAAATCACTGAAATCTATGCCAACTCGAAGAACGCCGTATTCTGCTGGACGATGGGCATTACACATCATGCGAATGGGGTCGAAAATGTCGAGGCGATTGGGAATCTGGCCTGTCTGCGTGGCATGGTCGGGAAACCTCATGCAGGCATGTTACCAATTCGTGGCCACTCCAATGTGCAGGGTATCGGTTCGGTCGGTGTGACACCTAAGCTCAAAGAAGCCATCTTTGAGCGTCTGCAATCGAATTATGGGTTGCAACTGCCTACCGAAACCGGCCTCGACACACTCGCCTGCATGGAAGAAGCCCATGCAGGGCGGATGAAATTCGGGTTGTGTCTCGGGGGCAATCTCTTCGGCTCCAATCCCGATGCGACGTTCGCCCGGGAATCTCTCTCCAAACTGGAGATGCTGGTCACTCTGAGCACAACTTTAAACACCGGTCATGCACATGCCCTGGCAAAAGAGACGATCATTCTGCCAGTGCTCGCTCGCGATGAAGAACCTCAGCCGACGACTCAGGAATCGATGTTCAATTATGTCCGCCTCAGCGACGGCGGGCCGAGTCGGCATCAGGGACCGAAAAGTGAAATTGAAGTCATTTCGCATCTGGCCAGCAAAGTTCTGGGAGATGAGGGACCAATTCACTGGTCGAACATGGAACAGACCGGCCGAATTCGGGAAATGATTTCCACAGTGATCCCGGGCTATCAAGCCGTTAAAGAGATTGACAAGACCAAGAAAGAATTCCAGATTGAAGGGCGGACTTTTCACACGCCAAAATTCCCCACACCGAGTGGCAAAGCGAAACTGCATCCGCATACGGTGAAGTCCTCAAACCCAGACAATCAACTGCAGTTGATGACTGTTCGCAGTGAAGGTCAATTCAATACAGTCGTGTATGAAGATTACGATTTGTATCGCGGAGTTGACCGGAGGGATGTGGTGCTGCTGAATCCGGAAGATGTCACGAGACTCGGCTTGAAAGCCAATCAAAAGGTGACCATTCAAAGTGTCGCAGGAGCGTTGAAGAACATTCTCGTCTACGAATTTCCGGGTATCAAAGCGGGAAATGCATTGATGTATTATCCTGAAGCCAACATTCTAGTTCCCCGCACACGGGATCCAAGATCCAAGACGCCTGCTTTTAAGGGAATACCGATTGAGATTCTGGCGTGA
- a CDS encoding endonuclease/exonuclease/phosphatase family protein — MAKKKSQASWWIAVGILIVGMFSFLGKLQLGNVLPSIPTVSTGSTSGENPSGPTSQPPAASKDSIRIATFNIQVFGVSKMGKPIVRERLAELVRQFDLVAIQEIRSIDQSVLPNFVDLVNAQGADFKYLIGDRLGRTSSKEQYAYVYRSSLIEPVQGSIYNIEDRLDRLHREPFVGSFRMRSKPGEGGEPFSFTLVNMHTDPDEAEYEVGQLAGVYNFVTTYRPEEDDVIILGDLNVNASKLTPLTNIPLLRSVAGTGPTNTRGTKQYDHIVVNHQSTLEFTGRAGVLDMASFLKISPQEALDLSDHQPVWAEFRTTEQRGSIQVASPFTEQTVR, encoded by the coding sequence ATGGCTAAAAAAAAATCGCAAGCATCCTGGTGGATTGCTGTTGGAATTCTCATCGTTGGAATGTTCTCCTTCTTGGGGAAATTGCAACTCGGCAATGTTCTACCCAGCATTCCGACTGTTTCGACAGGTTCCACCTCTGGAGAAAACCCTTCCGGGCCGACGTCCCAACCTCCAGCCGCGTCCAAAGATTCCATTCGAATCGCCACTTTCAATATTCAGGTGTTTGGTGTTTCCAAAATGGGAAAGCCAATTGTGCGGGAACGATTGGCGGAACTGGTCAGACAGTTCGACCTGGTGGCCATTCAGGAAATTCGCTCGATCGATCAATCGGTTTTGCCAAATTTTGTCGATTTGGTCAATGCTCAGGGAGCCGACTTCAAGTATCTGATCGGTGATCGTCTCGGTCGGACATCCAGTAAAGAGCAGTATGCCTATGTTTATCGTTCCTCATTAATCGAACCCGTTCAAGGATCGATTTATAACATTGAGGATCGTCTGGACCGATTGCATCGAGAGCCTTTTGTCGGTTCTTTCCGAATGCGCAGCAAGCCGGGTGAAGGAGGCGAGCCATTTTCGTTCACACTCGTCAATATGCACACCGATCCCGATGAAGCGGAGTATGAAGTGGGACAACTAGCAGGCGTCTACAACTTTGTCACGACTTACCGTCCTGAAGAAGATGATGTCATTATTCTGGGAGACCTCAATGTCAATGCCTCGAAGCTGACTCCACTCACTAACATTCCCTTATTGCGTTCTGTTGCAGGAACTGGCCCGACGAATACTCGTGGAACTAAGCAGTATGATCATATCGTCGTGAATCATCAGAGCACGCTCGAATTTACTGGGAGAGCAGGAGTTTTGGATATGGCCAGTTTTCTGAAGATCTCGCCACAGGAAGCTCTGGACCTTTCCGATCACCAACCCGTCTGGGCAGAATTTCGAACGACTGAACAACGCGGCTCCATTCAGGTCGCTTCTCCGTTTACGGAGCAGACGGTGCGATAA
- a CDS encoding outer membrane protein assembly factor BamB family protein, whose protein sequence is MISAFRILLIVCSISLIDTVQATEPMTWPHPLGPEYNRVSRERNIPLDWDDDSPLNADQQDELWTITELPGLHTPLIFNEKLYALFDFTSPIEETKGGSHYGIISWSIKDRDPEARFTQQISSDLPQRCPQPYLVGDPAWRQLFCLNVTGEVVALDSDLGNTLWTHALFDESVSDNLQAQTVAPLIFEHLLIVTWQVTQNNQNMLHCVALDRRNGLPCWQLKRSLSTKVLGSPTPAVLNHQVVLAIPGEEGSVELLQIRTGRFVAKLESSGKSQTIHELLYQDGKLLALSSTEINPTMKSWGIDVWRLVESESSQSSTALKTPQKLAHFDLQSSEMATALLHGDAVFAANSAGTLEVFSIKQQKRLHELPTAEGTMPHLQWIDDQVLLTTNSGLWQAYSCKNSACELLYTKKVGKQIPFLPAISKKQIYVQHINELTAFGPYDNDDAISQLMIPLTKIAQDETSDKPDSIQIIPAAISLSPGYQQAFQVLLFNDQGHYLRTLDPQELTWNWNGPGEITSEKGILTLPIEINRDSRSILDVEFESFRAESIIRVHSPTKQVIAPSAP, encoded by the coding sequence ATGATATCTGCATTCCGAATATTGTTAATTGTCTGCTCGATCAGCCTGATCGATACTGTTCAGGCAACCGAGCCGATGACATGGCCGCATCCTCTGGGGCCGGAATACAATCGGGTGAGCCGAGAACGAAATATTCCGCTCGACTGGGACGATGACTCCCCCTTGAATGCCGACCAGCAGGATGAACTGTGGACGATTACCGAACTTCCCGGATTGCACACGCCGCTCATCTTCAATGAAAAACTTTACGCCCTCTTTGATTTCACTTCCCCAATTGAGGAGACAAAAGGGGGTTCCCATTACGGCATCATTTCCTGGTCGATAAAAGATCGCGATCCGGAAGCGCGTTTCACTCAGCAAATCTCCTCCGACTTGCCTCAGCGATGTCCACAACCCTATCTGGTCGGCGACCCAGCCTGGCGACAATTGTTCTGCCTGAATGTCACCGGAGAAGTGGTCGCCCTCGATAGTGATCTCGGTAATACTCTTTGGACTCATGCTCTGTTCGATGAATCAGTTTCCGATAATCTTCAGGCACAAACCGTTGCACCTCTGATATTTGAGCATTTACTAATCGTCACCTGGCAGGTGACGCAAAACAATCAAAATATGCTGCATTGCGTGGCATTAGATCGTCGAAATGGATTGCCTTGCTGGCAGTTAAAGCGTTCCCTGAGCACTAAAGTCCTTGGTTCACCCACACCAGCAGTGCTAAATCATCAAGTTGTGCTGGCGATTCCAGGAGAAGAGGGCTCTGTCGAGTTACTACAAATTCGAACAGGGCGGTTCGTTGCAAAGTTGGAATCCTCAGGGAAATCTCAAACGATTCACGAACTGCTTTATCAGGATGGAAAATTACTTGCCTTATCGTCTACAGAAATCAATCCGACAATGAAAAGTTGGGGGATTGATGTGTGGCGTTTAGTCGAGAGTGAATCGTCTCAGTCTTCCACGGCTCTGAAGACTCCTCAAAAGCTGGCTCATTTTGACTTGCAATCTTCTGAGATGGCAACTGCCTTATTGCATGGAGATGCCGTATTTGCTGCGAATTCAGCCGGAACACTCGAAGTCTTTTCCATTAAACAGCAGAAAAGATTGCACGAATTGCCCACCGCCGAAGGTACGATGCCGCATCTCCAGTGGATTGATGATCAAGTTCTGCTCACCACTAATTCTGGACTTTGGCAGGCATATTCCTGCAAAAACAGTGCTTGCGAATTGCTGTACACTAAGAAAGTTGGCAAGCAGATCCCGTTTCTACCCGCTATCTCCAAAAAGCAAATTTATGTTCAACACATAAATGAGCTGACCGCTTTTGGCCCATACGATAATGACGATGCAATCTCACAGCTGATGATACCACTTACCAAAATCGCTCAGGATGAGACCTCTGATAAACCTGATTCTATCCAAATAATACCGGCTGCAATCTCTTTATCACCTGGATATCAACAGGCGTTTCAGGTCCTGCTTTTTAATGACCAAGGCCACTATCTCAGAACGCTTGACCCACAGGAGTTGACCTGGAATTGGAACGGTCCGGGGGAGATTACTTCCGAGAAGGGGATCCTGACACTCCCCATTGAGATCAATCGTGACTCGAGAAGCATTCTGGATGTGGAGTTTGAATCGTTTCGAGCGGAATCAATCATTCGCGTGCATTCCCCGACAAAACAGGTTATCGCACCGTCTGCTCCGTAA
- a CDS encoding AAA family ATPase yields MKITDVMIDRYGVWSDLLLPVNENGMTVIYGPNEAGKSTLMRFIRGVLYGYPAAGMATSERGDHSQAWGGSLRVRSENQSLQLSRHIDDHGRQQFRANSSNKAISESDFERMLQDVDADVYRTIYTLGLKELRELATLQTDQVGEYIYGTSLGRIGQRLMHAEQHTQGQAREIADLEHGRGHLFDLSGQYGSMNEALSKTDGLINRYESHLAECRQLESKQDERQERLSRLKRERSNYRYMQRVWNPWKKHRDLQNELRLLPEGIQFPAEGLSRLEKLDGQKKAAEEQLKKLRRERSRLKQALEADGTNAELRDHASGVRALIDMKSLVESTERHLASVSADASMLKAELEEKLQTLGNDWTINRLAEVDTSPQAHLQLSTSARNYQTAISRRARHRRKYRKVSDAHHQRQSELQDTLKRQNITSLPQAIREAERRLVDLENLAQLRVREAEYEQRIRSAKTQLDKQDNGREIPWWGQSMLTLFSMVGGFLIIAGIVQSVQTSWIIGWIYLLTGIMGGGLAWSLRQHFEMDNDGYVRRLQSEIETCERELHDVRGRISRISGEVSHRRSLPSELQNRNRKSETELIRQASQRIVDLQGLARTQEKLQKTRKKLSVQRGKLAEYQRDVSATRQAWCDLLKQLGIHETVRTSEAFLSWQHAVDAQQTWQQWQASKEDVQRYQELLNQFREQMELIAGRMSLRGSDGLSLSQTLSNWQKMLEDFDQSHNSYLQKKRDYSQVVKQYRAAESESNRIQDDLSQLLRHAEVTSPEEFRRRAKQLQRADELRALIADLNDQLNSLSREEPELAIAEEDLLRYESSNNQERIEMLDLEIEDLEKDLADSQENLGRMRQTLATLEGDTSADDIRTKQARILDRASSSLRDLQANRIASSALSRLTAEFEQRFQPETLARASEYLDKLTCGRYLQVRTPVGSRDLLIREQSGTFRNVGELSDGTREQLFLAIRMALIDTFAEDGIEMPVVFDDIFVNFDQQRTEAAVETLLDFAATRQVLFFTCHQHLATMFEVQNIESIWLPALAKGEARLAG; encoded by the coding sequence ATGAAAATCACGGATGTCATGATCGATCGGTACGGAGTCTGGTCGGACTTGCTGTTGCCAGTCAACGAGAATGGAATGACCGTAATTTACGGCCCCAACGAAGCGGGTAAGTCGACACTCATGCGATTTATACGCGGAGTGCTGTATGGTTACCCCGCTGCGGGGATGGCAACTTCCGAACGTGGAGATCACTCTCAGGCATGGGGTGGTTCGTTACGGGTCCGTTCTGAAAATCAGTCGCTGCAACTTTCACGACACATTGATGACCACGGACGTCAGCAGTTCCGAGCCAATTCGAGCAACAAAGCGATTTCTGAGTCCGACTTTGAGCGAATGCTGCAGGATGTCGACGCCGATGTCTATCGCACAATATACACGCTCGGCCTGAAAGAACTGCGGGAGTTGGCGACACTGCAGACCGATCAGGTTGGTGAATACATCTATGGCACCTCGCTGGGCAGAATTGGTCAACGACTGATGCATGCTGAGCAACATACGCAAGGCCAGGCCAGAGAAATTGCCGATCTCGAACACGGACGCGGGCATCTGTTCGACCTCTCGGGTCAATACGGCTCAATGAATGAGGCCCTCTCGAAAACCGATGGCCTGATCAATCGTTATGAAAGTCATCTGGCCGAATGCCGTCAACTGGAATCGAAACAGGACGAACGTCAGGAACGCCTGAGTCGACTCAAACGGGAACGCTCCAATTATCGCTACATGCAGCGAGTCTGGAATCCCTGGAAGAAACATCGCGATCTGCAGAACGAACTCCGCTTACTGCCTGAAGGGATTCAATTCCCTGCAGAAGGATTGAGTCGTCTTGAGAAGCTGGATGGCCAGAAAAAAGCAGCCGAAGAGCAGCTCAAGAAACTACGACGCGAACGCAGCCGATTGAAGCAGGCTCTCGAAGCCGATGGAACCAATGCGGAACTGCGAGACCACGCCAGTGGAGTGCGTGCTCTGATCGACATGAAAAGCCTGGTCGAATCAACCGAACGACATTTGGCAAGCGTCTCTGCCGATGCCTCCATGCTCAAAGCCGAGTTGGAGGAAAAGCTGCAAACACTCGGTAACGACTGGACCATCAATCGACTGGCTGAAGTCGATACGTCCCCGCAGGCTCATCTGCAGTTGAGTACTTCGGCTCGAAATTATCAGACCGCCATCAGCCGACGGGCACGGCATCGACGCAAATACCGCAAAGTGTCCGATGCCCATCATCAGCGACAATCCGAATTACAGGATACACTCAAACGTCAGAATATCACTTCGCTGCCCCAAGCTATTCGCGAAGCAGAACGGCGGCTTGTCGATCTCGAAAATCTGGCACAATTACGAGTCCGTGAAGCAGAATATGAACAACGAATTCGCAGTGCAAAAACACAACTTGATAAGCAGGACAACGGTCGCGAAATTCCCTGGTGGGGACAATCGATGCTCACCCTGTTCAGCATGGTTGGCGGTTTCCTCATTATTGCAGGCATCGTCCAAAGTGTGCAGACTAGTTGGATCATCGGCTGGATTTATCTTTTAACCGGCATTATGGGAGGCGGACTAGCCTGGTCGTTACGACAACATTTCGAAATGGATAACGATGGCTATGTTCGTCGTCTTCAATCAGAAATTGAAACCTGTGAACGTGAGCTGCACGATGTCCGCGGGCGGATTTCCCGTATCAGTGGAGAAGTCTCCCATCGTCGAAGTCTTCCTTCAGAGTTACAGAATCGAAACCGGAAATCAGAGACGGAATTGATTCGTCAGGCTTCTCAACGAATTGTCGATTTGCAGGGACTGGCTCGGACTCAGGAAAAACTGCAGAAGACCCGTAAAAAGCTCTCCGTACAACGAGGCAAACTGGCCGAGTATCAGCGAGACGTCAGTGCCACGCGTCAGGCCTGGTGCGACTTGTTGAAACAATTAGGAATTCACGAAACCGTCCGAACCAGCGAAGCGTTTCTCAGTTGGCAACATGCCGTCGACGCTCAACAAACCTGGCAGCAATGGCAGGCTTCCAAAGAGGATGTTCAGCGGTATCAGGAATTGTTAAATCAATTCCGTGAGCAGATGGAATTGATTGCTGGTCGCATGTCGTTGAGAGGTTCTGATGGGTTATCGCTCTCTCAGACATTGAGCAACTGGCAAAAAATGCTGGAAGATTTCGATCAGTCGCATAACAGTTATCTGCAGAAAAAGCGGGACTACAGTCAGGTGGTCAAGCAATATCGAGCAGCGGAGTCGGAGTCGAATCGTATTCAGGATGATCTGTCACAACTCCTGCGACATGCCGAGGTGACCTCACCTGAAGAGTTTCGGCGTCGAGCCAAGCAACTGCAGCGAGCAGATGAACTTCGAGCCTTGATTGCCGATTTGAACGATCAACTCAACTCGCTCAGTCGGGAAGAGCCGGAATTGGCGATTGCTGAGGAAGACTTATTACGATACGAGTCGAGCAATAATCAGGAGCGAATCGAAATGCTCGATCTCGAAATTGAAGACCTCGAAAAAGATCTGGCTGACTCTCAGGAAAATTTGGGGCGGATGCGACAAACGCTGGCCACACTTGAAGGTGATACCAGTGCCGATGACATCCGCACGAAGCAAGCTCGAATTCTCGATCGGGCGTCATCTTCGCTGCGAGATTTGCAGGCGAATCGCATTGCATCCTCGGCACTCTCTCGACTGACTGCCGAATTCGAGCAACGATTTCAGCCGGAAACTCTGGCAAGAGCTTCCGAGTATCTCGATAAGCTCACCTGTGGACGGTACCTGCAGGTCCGTACGCCTGTCGGCTCACGAGACTTGTTGATTCGCGAACAGAGCGGCACCTTTCGCAATGTTGGCGAATTGAGTGATGGCACCCGCGAACAATTATTCCTGGCGATTCGCATGGCGTTGATCGATACCTTCGCCGAAGATGGCATTGAGATGCCGGTCGTGTTCGATGATATCTTCGTTAATTTCGATCAGCAGCGAACAGAAGCCGCTGTGGAAACACTTCTCGATTTCGCAGCTACGCGGCAAGTTCTGTTCTTCACCTGCCATCAGCATCTGGCAACGATGTTTGAAGTCCAGAATATTGAATCGATCTGGCTGCCTGCACTGGCTAAAGGCGAAGCAAGGCTGGCCGGGTAA